A section of the Trachemys scripta elegans isolate TJP31775 chromosome 10, CAS_Tse_1.0, whole genome shotgun sequence genome encodes:
- the METTL22 gene encoding methyltransferase-like protein 22 isoform X2 has product MVDVVKKETMDDITFRSDTVLSDVHLHTPSKRHLMVRLNTVGQPVFLSQFQLLLNKNNWESERKNEKELTTENMGHQTRGGKELCDKGGSNVDFLNKNGREANNFKGIEALLDDDGDLEVVRRPRYVSDPEVEDLSRDKVYPIILTKGGEGIFEDAKQESIHNNIIKIEHTMATTLEDVGKQVWRGAFLLADYILFKRDMFRCCTVLELGGGTGITSIVMAMVAKTVYCTDVGEDLLAMCEQNVTLNKHLTEPEGGEVKVKELDWRQDEFCTDPEAPYSWSEAEIADLHDHTTVILAADVFYDDDLTDALFKTLYKITHNLKNSCTIYLSIEKRSCGRSLLNHFSDLFHIRQLKTLRQKINAVLQ; this is encoded by the exons ATGGTAGATGTGGTAAAGAAAGAGACTATGGATGACATCACATTTAGAAGCGACACTGTACTTTCTGATGTTCATCTACATACGCCAAGCAAAAGACATCTCATGGTGCGATTGAATACTGTTGGACAGCCAG tatTTCTGTCACAATTCCAGCTTcttttgaacaaaaataattGGGAGTCtgagagaaaaaatgaaaaagaacttacaacagaaaatatgggacaccAAACCAGAGGTGGGAAGGAATTGTGTGACAAAGGTGGTAGTAATGTAGATTTTCTCAACAAAAATGGAAGAGAAGCAAATAATTTTAAAGGGATAGAAGCTCTGCTGGATGATGATGGGGATTTGGAAGTGGTCAGAAGACCTCGATATGTGTCTGATCCAGAAGTGGAGGATCTTTCAAGGGATAAAGTATATCCCATAATTCTGACTAAAGGAGGAGAAGGTATTTTTGAAGATGCAAAGCAAGAAAGTATCCAcaataatattattaaaatag AGCATACAATGGCAACAACATTGGAAGATGTTGGTAAACAA GTCTGGCGAGGAGCCTTTCTTCTTGCAGATTATATCTTGTTCAAACGGGATATGTTCAGATGTTGCACGGTACTAGAGCTTGGAGGAGGCACTGGAATTACAAGCATTGTCATGGCAATGGTTGCTAAGACTGTATACTGCACAG ATGTTGGTGAAGATCTTCTGGCTATGTGTGAGCAAAATGTAACATTAAACAAACATCTTACTGAACCAGAAG gagGTGAAGTTAAGGTAAAAGAGCTGGACTGGCGGCAAGATGAGTTCTGTACAG ACCCTGAAGCTCCCTACAGTTGGTCTGAAGCAGAGATTGCTGATTTGCATGACCACACCACGGTGATACTGGCAGCTGATG TTTTTTATGATGATGACTTAACAGATGCTTTAttcaaaacactgtacaaaaTCACCCACAACTTGAAAAACTCTTGCACAATTTACTTATCAATAGAAAAGAG GAGCTGTGGAAGATCATTGCTGAACCACTTtagtgacctctttcacataagACAGCTGAAAACCTTGAGGCAGAAAATTAATGCTGTTCTACAATAA
- the METTL22 gene encoding methyltransferase-like protein 22 isoform X1, protein MVDVVKKETMDDITFRSDTVLSDVHLHTPSKRHLMVRLNTVGQPVFLSQFQLLLNKNNWESERKNEKELTTENMGHQTRGGKELCDKGGSNVDFLNKNGREANNFKGIEALLDDDGDLEVVRRPRYVSDPEVEDLSRDKVYPIILTKGGEGIFEDAKQESIHNNIIKIEHTMATTLEDVGKQVWRGAFLLADYILFKRDMFRCCTVLELGGGTGITSIVMAMVAKTVYCTDVGEDLLAMCEQNVTLNKHLTEPEGGEVKVKELDWRQDEFCTDPEAPYSWSEAEIADLHDHTTVILAADVFYDDDLTDALFKTLYKITHNLKNSCTIYLSIEKRLNFTLRHMDITCEAYNHFRNTLNDLETLQDSKMKYTSEPIKLAFCQFLVYERIEQLELWKIIAEPL, encoded by the exons ATGGTAGATGTGGTAAAGAAAGAGACTATGGATGACATCACATTTAGAAGCGACACTGTACTTTCTGATGTTCATCTACATACGCCAAGCAAAAGACATCTCATGGTGCGATTGAATACTGTTGGACAGCCAG tatTTCTGTCACAATTCCAGCTTcttttgaacaaaaataattGGGAGTCtgagagaaaaaatgaaaaagaacttacaacagaaaatatgggacaccAAACCAGAGGTGGGAAGGAATTGTGTGACAAAGGTGGTAGTAATGTAGATTTTCTCAACAAAAATGGAAGAGAAGCAAATAATTTTAAAGGGATAGAAGCTCTGCTGGATGATGATGGGGATTTGGAAGTGGTCAGAAGACCTCGATATGTGTCTGATCCAGAAGTGGAGGATCTTTCAAGGGATAAAGTATATCCCATAATTCTGACTAAAGGAGGAGAAGGTATTTTTGAAGATGCAAAGCAAGAAAGTATCCAcaataatattattaaaatag AGCATACAATGGCAACAACATTGGAAGATGTTGGTAAACAA GTCTGGCGAGGAGCCTTTCTTCTTGCAGATTATATCTTGTTCAAACGGGATATGTTCAGATGTTGCACGGTACTAGAGCTTGGAGGAGGCACTGGAATTACAAGCATTGTCATGGCAATGGTTGCTAAGACTGTATACTGCACAG ATGTTGGTGAAGATCTTCTGGCTATGTGTGAGCAAAATGTAACATTAAACAAACATCTTACTGAACCAGAAG gagGTGAAGTTAAGGTAAAAGAGCTGGACTGGCGGCAAGATGAGTTCTGTACAG ACCCTGAAGCTCCCTACAGTTGGTCTGAAGCAGAGATTGCTGATTTGCATGACCACACCACGGTGATACTGGCAGCTGATG TTTTTTATGATGATGACTTAACAGATGCTTTAttcaaaacactgtacaaaaTCACCCACAACTTGAAAAACTCTTGCACAATTTACTTATCAATAGAAAAGAG GCTGAACTTCACCTTAAGACATATGGACATTACATGTGAAGCTTACAATCATTTTCGAAATACTTTGAATGATCTGGAAACCTTACAAGATAGCAAAATGAAATATACTTCTGAGCCCAttaagcttgctttctgccaatTTCTTGTTTATGAACGGATTGAGCAGTTG GAGCTGTGGAAGATCATTGCTGAACCACTTtag